The following are encoded together in the Dyella terrae genome:
- the uvrB gene encoding excinuclease ABC subunit UvrB, with amino-acid sequence MTDRFELVSPYKPSGDQPEAIRVLSEGFESGLAAQTLLGVTGSGKTYTIANVIEQVQRPTIVIAPNKTLAAQLYGEFKEFFPHNAVEYFVSYYDYYQPEAYVVASDTFIEKDASINDHIEQMRLAATKALLSRKDSIIVATVSAIYGLGDPEDYLSLRLILAKGERIDQRALIHQLTELQYTRNEMDLRRGTYRVRGEIIDVFPAESETEALRIELFDGEVENMSLFDPLTGDTIRKVPRYTVYPRTHYASTRESVLNAIETIKVELKDRLEQLYKDNKLVEAQRLDQRTRFDLEMMTEVGYCQGIENYSRHLTRRGAGEPPPTLFDYLPADALLVIDESHVTIPQLGAMYKGDRSRKETLVEFGFRLPSAMDNRPLRFEEWEARAPRSIYVSATPRDYELHKSGDQIVELVVRPTGLIDPEVEVRPVRTQVDDLLGEVHKRVAMGDRVLVTTLTKRMAENLTEYLSDHGVKVRYLHSDIETVERVEIIRDLRLGEFDVLVGINLLREGLDMPEVSLVAILDADKEGFLRSTGSLIQTIGRAARNVRGKAILYADNITRSMKAAMDETARRREKQQEYNEANGITPQSVVRRIADIMEGARSESPTRGRGRRGERQGAMAVAENGADYAALSADQASAMIKKLEAQMYKHAENLEFEEAARLRDRIHKLRERAG; translated from the coding sequence ATGACAGACCGCTTCGAACTCGTCTCCCCCTACAAGCCCTCCGGTGATCAGCCCGAGGCCATCCGCGTGCTCAGCGAGGGCTTCGAGTCCGGTCTGGCGGCGCAGACACTGCTGGGCGTCACCGGCTCGGGCAAGACCTACACCATCGCCAACGTCATCGAGCAGGTGCAACGGCCGACCATCGTGATTGCGCCCAACAAAACGCTGGCGGCGCAGCTTTACGGCGAGTTCAAGGAATTCTTTCCGCATAACGCGGTGGAATACTTCGTCAGTTATTACGACTACTACCAGCCCGAAGCGTACGTGGTGGCGTCCGATACCTTCATCGAGAAGGACGCCTCGATCAACGACCACATCGAGCAGATGCGCCTGGCCGCCACCAAGGCGCTGTTGTCGCGCAAGGACTCGATCATCGTTGCCACGGTGTCGGCCATCTACGGCCTGGGCGATCCGGAGGATTACCTCTCGCTGCGCCTGATCCTCGCCAAGGGCGAACGCATCGATCAGCGCGCGCTGATTCACCAGCTCACTGAGTTGCAGTACACACGCAACGAGATGGATCTGCGTCGTGGCACGTACCGCGTGCGCGGTGAGATCATCGATGTGTTTCCCGCCGAATCGGAAACCGAGGCGCTGCGCATCGAACTGTTCGACGGCGAAGTGGAAAACATGTCGCTGTTCGATCCGTTGACGGGAGACACGATTCGCAAAGTCCCACGCTACACGGTCTATCCGCGTACGCACTACGCCAGCACGCGTGAGAGCGTGTTGAACGCCATCGAGACCATCAAGGTCGAGCTGAAAGATCGGTTGGAGCAGCTCTACAAGGACAACAAGCTTGTCGAGGCACAGCGTTTGGATCAGCGCACGCGCTTCGACCTCGAGATGATGACCGAGGTCGGCTACTGCCAAGGCATCGAGAACTACTCGCGCCACCTCACACGACGTGGCGCCGGCGAGCCGCCGCCGACGCTGTTCGACTATCTGCCGGCAGATGCACTGCTGGTGATAGACGAATCGCACGTCACCATTCCGCAGCTGGGCGCTATGTACAAGGGCGACCGCTCGCGCAAAGAGACGTTGGTGGAATTTGGTTTCCGCCTGCCTTCAGCGATGGATAACCGGCCGCTGCGCTTCGAGGAATGGGAGGCACGTGCGCCGCGTTCGATCTATGTTTCGGCCACGCCGCGCGATTATGAATTGCACAAATCAGGCGACCAGATCGTGGAGTTGGTGGTGCGCCCCACCGGCCTGATCGATCCGGAAGTGGAAGTACGCCCCGTGCGCACACAGGTCGACGACTTGCTGGGCGAAGTGCACAAGCGCGTGGCGATGGGGGATCGCGTCCTCGTCACAACGCTGACCAAGCGTATGGCCGAGAACCTCACGGAGTACCTTAGCGATCATGGTGTGAAGGTGCGCTACCTGCATTCGGACATCGAGACCGTGGAGCGCGTGGAGATCATTCGCGACCTGCGCCTGGGCGAGTTCGACGTGCTGGTTGGCATCAACCTGCTGCGCGAGGGCTTGGATATGCCCGAGGTCTCGCTGGTGGCGATCCTCGACGCCGACAAAGAAGGCTTCCTGCGCTCCACTGGCTCGCTGATCCAGACCATCGGTCGTGCCGCGCGCAACGTGCGCGGCAAGGCCATCCTTTACGCCGACAACATCACCCGCTCCATGAAGGCGGCGATGGACGAGACGGCGCGGCGCCGAGAAAAGCAGCAGGAGTACAACGAGGCCAACGGCATCACACCTCAGTCGGTGGTGCGACGTATTGCCGACATCATGGAAGGTGCCCGCAGCGAATCGCCGACGCGTGGTCGCGGTCGACGTGGC
- a CDS encoding GspH/FimT family pseudopilin, giving the protein MVSSDWAVHVRIQRERAHRQPGAGFTLIESIVVLAIIAVLLCIAIPSFSRMLARHRVVTAQLELIASLQHARSLAITSGRRILFCPLASDATCANDTHWEHGWAIGRYLSTNADQLDGPPSWVHNGYRQLIITSTGGRKRVRFQPDGTTGGSNVSFTLCGQGHTEDALTITVSIVGRVASAKASDDQAYRCATDS; this is encoded by the coding sequence ATGGTCTCCAGCGACTGGGCAGTTCATGTGCGAATTCAAAGGGAAAGGGCCCATCGGCAGCCAGGGGCCGGATTTACCCTGATCGAGAGCATCGTGGTACTGGCCATCATCGCCGTGCTCCTGTGTATCGCCATCCCCTCCTTCAGCCGGATGCTGGCCCGCCATCGCGTCGTCACGGCCCAACTGGAGCTGATCGCGTCGCTTCAACACGCGCGCAGCCTGGCGATCACCAGCGGGCGCCGCATCCTGTTCTGCCCCTTGGCCAGCGACGCGACATGCGCCAATGACACACACTGGGAACACGGCTGGGCGATCGGGCGCTATCTCAGCACCAATGCAGACCAGCTGGACGGGCCGCCATCGTGGGTGCACAACGGCTATCGCCAGCTGATCATCACGAGCACAGGCGGACGCAAGCGCGTCCGCTTCCAGCCCGATGGCACCACGGGCGGCAGCAATGTCAGTTTCACCCTTTGCGGGCAGGGGCATACAGAGGACGCCCTGACGATCACGGTTTCCATCGTGGGACGGGTCGCCAGTGCCAAGGCCAGCGACGATCAAGCCTATCGATGCGCCACGGACAGCTAG